From Chryseobacterium camelliae:
AAACTGATCTGTGCTTTGGTCAATAATATTCAGGGAATACCCTACTGTATTTTGTTTGGCTTTGGTTCCGGCAGCAATCTTTTTAAACATAAAAGTATTGCCTCCTTTGGATTCAAATTTTATGGGCTGTGTAACAGAAGGGCATGAACCGCCTCCTCTTAAGGTATAAGCTCCCGTATAATTATTTGGAATCAATCTCCAGTGGCTGCCTACGAAGCACTGGATATCTGCTCCTTCATCAAAAGGCTTGATTTTATATTGTTTATCATAATCCACACTTACAATTTCCCAGTCTCCCTTCATATTTAAAAATTCAGCTCTCTGATTCTGAGAATTTGCAGCTCTGTTAACAGAGGAACAAGACACGGCAAAAAGTGATGTTCCCAATATTCCTGCAAGAAATAATTTTTTCATACTCTAGTTTATTATAGTTAATATACATTCACAAAAAACCGTGCCAAAATAATTTAACGAAATAAAAAAGTCCGGGTTTCCCCGGACTCTTATGTTGAAATTTCTAAAGCAGAATCAGAATTATTTTCTTACCGCCTTCCTGGCTGGTTTTGTTGCTTTTTTAGCAGATCCGGATTTACCGTTATAGAAATGTGTGTAAGCATATTCTGCAGCTTTCTCAAGGTCGATCACGCCTCCGGCCTGAGAATAGTCGTTAAACTGATTTACCGTACTAGGATTGCTTGATTTCACCAGGGCTTCAATGATCTGGTCAGGCTTCAGTTCAGGCATATAGGCCAGAAGAACTGCTGCTGCACCCGCAACTACAGGAGAAGCCATTGATGTTCCCTGAAGATATCTGTACTCATTCTTTGGGACCGTAGAATAAATCTGCTCTCCCGGCGCGAATACATTTACCATTTTTTTGTTATAATTAGAGAAGCTTGCGCGTAAAGCATCATTATTATTGGTACTTGCCCCTACAACCAAAACGTTGTTTACAAAAGGTTTTTCGTCTGTAGCATTTTTAAAATTAGTAGGATATGCAATATGTTCCGCCACATCTTCATTTTCGTTACCTGCTGCCTTTACTAAAAGGACTCCTTTATCCTGTGCATATTTAAATGCATCCCAAACGACATTTTTACCCGGAGAAAGTGGTTTTCCGAAACTCATGTTCAGCACTTTAGCGCCATTGTCCACGGCATACCTGATGGCATTCGCCACATCCTTATCTCTCTCGTCTCCGTTCGGCACTGTTCTTACAGACATGATCTTCGCTACTCTGGAGGCAACGCCATACTGTACTTCTTTCCCCTGAGGAAGCCCCGCGATAATACCTGCAACGTGAGTTCCATGCTCTGCATCCGGGCCTTCATAATGGTTGTTTCCGTATTTTCTTTCAGAGTAATCGTCATAATTATCTCCTACGATCTCTTTTCTTGGATCATAACTAAGATCGTATTGTTTGCTCTG
This genomic window contains:
- a CDS encoding lipocalin family protein, whose product is MKKLFLAGILGTSLFAVSCSSVNRAANSQNQRAEFLNMKGDWEIVSVDYDKQYKIKPFDEGADIQCFVGSHWRLIPNNYTGAYTLRGGGSCPSVTQPIKFESKGGNTFMFKKIAAGTKAKQNTVGYSLNIIDQSTDQFSLEQNVPFDGNSVRVVYHFQRTGMK
- a CDS encoding S8 family serine peptidase, producing the protein MKKILLAAVFLTGFSYGFAQQAQEKKLDPNEDKDLMTWYHKDFATTKVYGINTQNAYKFLESKGLKPKTVIVGVLDSGVQIDHPGLVKNIWTNPNEVPGNGKDDDGNGYIDDVHGWNFIGGKNGDIDVDNMEVTRVVAKYKPVFEGDDSAKNKANQAKMPEEFAMYMKAKELFADKSMEAKQSLQTYTMINMLIPNMVKLLNGKAVTPETVAAIPAPTDQKDAIALNVLKQVAQSPDFKGKSSAEFEKSISEQMKEAIDHYEPQSKQYDLSYDPRKEIVGDNYDDYSERKYGNNHYEGPDAEHGTHVAGIIAGLPQGKEVQYGVASRVAKIMSVRTVPNGDERDKDVANAIRYAVDNGAKVLNMSFGKPLSPGKNVVWDAFKYAQDKGVLLVKAAGNENEDVAEHIAYPTNFKNATDEKPFVNNVLVVGASTNNNDALRASFSNYNKKMVNVFAPGEQIYSTVPKNEYRYLQGTSMASPVVAGAAAVLLAYMPELKPDQIIEALVKSSNPSTVNQFNDYSQAGGVIDLEKAAEYAYTHFYNGKSGSAKKATKPARKAVRK